A DNA window from Pseudodesulfovibrio thermohalotolerans contains the following coding sequences:
- a CDS encoding ABC transporter ATP-binding protein, with amino-acid sequence MSDILKVENLEVVYNDVVLVLKGLSLACPEGKITALLGANGAGKSTTLKAISGLLQCEDGEVTDGAVTYRGEPVQGLPPERIVRKGIFQVMEGRRIFEDLTVEENLRCGAFTRPKTETADSLALVYEYFPRLKERRRQLAGYMSGGEQQMCAIGRAVMAKPRLLLLDEPSLGLAPLLVEEIFDIIRRFNRKEGVAILLVEQNARAALSVAETAYIMENGRVVMDGTAREFLDNPDVQEFYLGMGCSGDRKSYRDVKHYRRRKRWLG; translated from the coding sequence GTGAGCGACATACTCAAAGTCGAGAATCTGGAAGTGGTCTACAACGACGTGGTGCTGGTCCTGAAGGGGTTGTCCCTGGCTTGCCCGGAAGGGAAGATCACCGCGCTGCTCGGCGCGAACGGGGCGGGCAAGTCCACGACGCTGAAGGCGATCTCCGGCCTGTTGCAGTGCGAGGACGGCGAGGTCACGGACGGCGCGGTGACCTACCGGGGCGAGCCCGTTCAGGGGCTGCCGCCGGAGCGGATCGTGCGCAAGGGGATTTTCCAGGTCATGGAGGGCCGCCGCATTTTCGAGGACCTGACCGTGGAGGAGAACCTGCGCTGCGGGGCGTTCACCCGGCCCAAGACGGAGACGGCCGACTCTCTGGCCCTGGTGTACGAGTATTTTCCGAGGCTCAAGGAGCGGCGCAGACAACTCGCGGGCTACATGTCCGGCGGCGAGCAGCAGATGTGCGCCATCGGCCGGGCGGTCATGGCCAAGCCCAGACTGCTGCTGCTCGACGAACCGTCCCTGGGGCTGGCCCCGCTCCTGGTGGAGGAGATTTTCGACATAATCCGGCGGTTCAACCGGAAGGAGGGCGTGGCCATCCTGCTGGTGGAGCAGAATGCGCGCGCCGCTCTTTCCGTGGCCGAGACCGCCTACATCATGGAGAACGGCCGGGTGGTCATGGACGGCACGGCCCGGGAGTTCCTCGACAACCCGGACGTTCAGGAATTCTATCTCGGCATGGGGTGTTCCGGGGACAGGAAAAGCTATCGGGACGTGAAGCATTACCGCAGGCGGAAGCGTTGGCTTGGATGA
- a CDS encoding ABC transporter substrate-binding protein, with the protein MRVGKIITAVCTLLLAGLVLTGCGGGEEKPAATSEKKAEPIRVGGLVDLSGPTSSVGAPYAEGLKGGVEYVNGLGGVNGRPIVFDLQDTAYKVQQGLSLYKKMVNTDHVVCIQGYGSAVTEALVPTLAKDKVPNLSASYSAHLTDPKVAPYNFFSAADYSTQCRAAIKYFKDGWTESRAPRIAFIYPDHPYGLAPIKGGKEYAKELGFEIVGEANVALNAIDATTELLPLKDAAPDYCWIGGTTPSTSVILKSAKNIGMNTTFFINIWGCDENLSKLAGADADGVYSNQAAAVYGQDVPGMKAIMEITGNQPQMTHYTRGFVSALVMAEGMKRALANGELTGESLKTALETLRDFDPMGLAPLISYFPDDHRPNMAVFLYTVKDGKLTFVKEQILERREDWLGH; encoded by the coding sequence ATGAGGGTTGGAAAAATCATAACCGCGGTCTGCACCCTGCTTTTGGCCGGGCTGGTGCTTACGGGCTGCGGAGGCGGGGAGGAAAAACCGGCTGCAACTTCCGAAAAGAAGGCCGAGCCCATCCGCGTCGGCGGGCTCGTCGATCTGTCCGGGCCCACTTCGTCCGTGGGCGCGCCCTACGCCGAGGGGCTCAAGGGCGGGGTCGAGTATGTCAACGGGCTGGGCGGCGTCAACGGCCGTCCCATCGTCTTCGACCTCCAGGATACCGCCTACAAGGTGCAGCAGGGCCTTTCCCTGTACAAGAAGATGGTCAACACCGATCACGTGGTCTGCATTCAGGGATACGGCTCGGCCGTGACCGAGGCCCTGGTTCCCACCCTGGCCAAGGACAAGGTGCCGAACCTGTCCGCCTCCTATTCGGCCCATCTGACCGATCCGAAGGTGGCTCCGTACAACTTCTTCAGCGCCGCCGACTATTCAACCCAGTGCCGGGCGGCCATCAAGTACTTCAAGGATGGCTGGACCGAGTCGCGCGCCCCGCGCATCGCCTTCATCTACCCCGACCACCCCTACGGGCTGGCCCCCATCAAGGGCGGCAAGGAGTACGCCAAGGAGCTGGGTTTCGAGATCGTGGGCGAGGCAAACGTGGCGCTCAACGCCATCGACGCCACGACGGAGCTGCTGCCGCTCAAGGACGCGGCCCCGGACTACTGCTGGATCGGGGGCACCACCCCGTCCACCTCGGTCATTCTCAAGTCGGCCAAGAACATCGGCATGAACACGACCTTCTTCATCAACATATGGGGGTGTGACGAGAACCTGTCCAAGCTGGCGGGCGCGGATGCCGACGGCGTCTATTCCAACCAGGCCGCCGCAGTGTACGGGCAGGACGTGCCGGGCATGAAGGCGATCATGGAGATCACCGGCAACCAGCCGCAGATGACGCACTACACGCGCGGCTTTGTTTCGGCGCTGGTCATGGCCGAGGGCATGAAGCGGGCCCTGGCCAACGGCGAGCTGACCGGCGAGTCCCTCAAGACCGCCCTGGAGACCCTGCGGGACTTCGATCCCATGGGGCTGGCCCCGCTCATCTCCTACTTTCCCGACGACCATCGCCCGAACATGGCCGTGTTCCTTTACACCGTCAAAGACGGGAAGCTGACCTTCGTGAAGGAGCAGATTCTCGAACGGAGGGAGGACTGGCTGGGACATTGA
- a CDS encoding branched-chain amino acid ABC transporter permease produces MQGKCGLFFTSYRAEAQVFPSGFQKSMVGLFLAILCAAPFVLNTHLTSIVNLVFISVIGAVSLNLLTGVCGQISLGHGAFLGVGAYAAGQCSVHGVPFPLAILTGGLVTALVGMVFGVPSLRLKGIYLAIATLAAQLVLEYVFLHGGALTGGSNGLLLKPPSILGFAFDSEIRMYFLLLAFAAGALLMVTNIMRSKYGRAFVSIRDFHLSAEIVGVNLFRYKLVAFGVSSFLAGVAGGLWGHYTGYISAEQFNIGLSISYLAMIIIGGLGSVLGSVFGAVFIVLLPEVLNALANTLAGFWPGIALHVVAMREGVFGLVLILFLIFEPEGLAHRWRLIKAYWKLYPFAH; encoded by the coding sequence ATGCAGGGCAAATGCGGACTCTTCTTCACCTCCTATCGGGCCGAGGCCCAGGTCTTTCCGTCCGGGTTCCAGAAAAGCATGGTCGGCCTGTTCCTGGCGATACTGTGCGCGGCTCCGTTCGTCCTGAACACCCACCTGACCTCCATTGTCAACCTGGTCTTCATCTCGGTCATCGGCGCGGTGTCGCTCAACCTCCTGACCGGGGTGTGCGGCCAGATATCCCTGGGACACGGCGCGTTCCTGGGCGTGGGGGCCTATGCCGCCGGGCAATGTTCGGTTCACGGCGTGCCCTTTCCCCTGGCCATCCTCACCGGCGGGCTGGTGACGGCCCTGGTGGGCATGGTCTTCGGCGTGCCTTCCCTCAGGCTCAAGGGCATCTATCTGGCCATCGCCACCCTGGCCGCCCAACTGGTCCTTGAATATGTCTTCCTGCACGGGGGCGCGCTCACCGGCGGGTCCAACGGCCTGCTCCTGAAGCCTCCGTCCATCCTCGGGTTCGCCTTCGACTCCGAGATCCGCATGTATTTCCTGCTCCTTGCCTTTGCCGCCGGAGCCCTGCTCATGGTTACCAACATAATGCGGAGCAAGTATGGCCGGGCTTTCGTGTCCATCCGCGATTTCCATCTGTCCGCCGAGATCGTGGGCGTGAACCTGTTCCGGTACAAACTCGTGGCCTTCGGGGTCAGTTCGTTCCTGGCGGGCGTGGCGGGCGGCCTGTGGGGCCATTATACGGGGTACATCTCGGCGGAGCAGTTCAACATCGGCCTGTCCATTTCCTACCTGGCCATGATTATCATCGGCGGGCTGGGGTCGGTCCTCGGGTCGGTCTTCGGAGCCGTGTTCATCGTGCTCCTGCCCGAGGTCCTGAACGCGCTGGCCAACACCCTGGCCGGGTTCTGGCCCGGTATAGCCCTGCACGTGGTCGCCATGCGCGAAGGGGTCTTCGGCCTGGTACTCATCCTTTTTCTCATTTTCGAGCCGGAAGGGCTGGCCCATCGCTGGCGGCTGATAAAGGCGTACTGGAAACTTTATCCGTTCGCCCATTAG
- a CDS encoding branched-chain amino acid ABC transporter permease gives MEYYLQLIVNGLVVGSIYSLVALGFVVIYKATKVVNFAQGELVMAGAYVCFALTVQFHIPFVWAFLVTLVFSVLLGLVIERMVLRPLIGEEHISVIMVTVGMSSVLKSVVQLFWGTQIRVYPQVLPTEPVVIAGLPVAPVYIAAFILSALLFAVFSVFFKFSRMGVAMRATAFDQQAAQSMGIGIKNIFAMSWCIACVVSAVGGVILGNINGINAHIGHLGLKVFPAVILGGLDSLLGAALGGLIIGVLENVCDGAARQLLGLGGFREVAAFIVLVVILMIKPYGLFGTKEIERL, from the coding sequence GTGGAATACTACCTGCAACTCATCGTCAACGGCCTGGTGGTCGGCTCCATCTATTCCCTGGTGGCGCTCGGTTTCGTGGTCATCTACAAGGCCACCAAGGTGGTCAACTTCGCCCAGGGCGAACTGGTCATGGCCGGGGCCTACGTCTGCTTCGCCCTGACGGTGCAGTTCCACATCCCGTTCGTCTGGGCCTTTCTCGTCACCCTGGTCTTTTCGGTGCTGCTTGGTCTGGTCATCGAGCGCATGGTGCTCAGGCCGCTCATCGGCGAGGAGCATATTTCTGTCATCATGGTCACCGTGGGCATGAGCTCGGTGCTCAAGTCCGTGGTCCAGCTTTTCTGGGGCACGCAGATCAGGGTCTATCCCCAGGTCCTGCCCACCGAGCCGGTCGTGATCGCCGGGCTGCCCGTGGCCCCGGTGTATATCGCGGCCTTCATCCTTTCCGCGCTCCTGTTCGCGGTCTTTTCCGTCTTCTTCAAGTTCTCGCGCATGGGCGTGGCCATGCGGGCCACGGCCTTCGATCAGCAGGCCGCCCAGTCCATGGGCATCGGCATCAAGAACATCTTCGCCATGAGCTGGTGCATAGCCTGCGTCGTCTCGGCCGTGGGCGGGGTCATCCTCGGCAACATCAACGGCATCAACGCCCATATCGGCCACCTGGGGCTCAAGGTCTTCCCGGCGGTCATCCTCGGCGGCCTGGACTCCCTGCTCGGCGCAGCCCTTGGGGGGCTGATAATCGGCGTGCTCGAAAACGTCTGCGACGGCGCGGCGCGGCAGCTCCTCGGCCTTGGCGGGTTCCGGGAGGTGGCGGCCTTCATCGTCCTGGTCGTCATCCTGATGATAAAGCCCTACGGACTGTTCGGCACCAAAGAGATTGAGAGGTTGTAG
- a CDS encoding AMP-binding protein, with amino-acid sequence MAKPYMTTLPRLLVRQAGDRPSKTALREKAWGVWQAVTWEESLRITAEFACGLEALGLGKGDIVILIGDNRPEWIWAELAIQGLGGMALGLYQDSPAEEIEYVFALSQCRLVVAEDQEQVDKMLSFRRRLPELRNIVYHEPKGLQAYEAKVEGLASFDAVRRMGRVKGGDCLARFRELARKVKPDDPCLVATTSGTTGRPKLAVLSHKNLLSMAHNLGLHDPKTASDEFVSFLPLAWMGEQMMAVASALLFGFCVNFPETPATASADSREIGPHFIFSPPRVYESIAAKVAGDIMETTPLKRYLYNRFLPVGYEYVDTVFAGETPSPWLRFKYFLADQGLFRALRDRLGLSRIRSATTGGAALGPDVFRFFHAVGVNLKQIYGQTEIAGISCIHKEGEVDFTSVGAPIPETEVRISDEGEIQSRSPAVFLGYYRNEEATRETLTPDGWLLSGDAGYFDDNGRLVVIDRLKDVMRLADGTRFSPQFLENKLKFSPFLRESVVLGDGRGFVAAILCIDMAIVGHWAESRMITYTTYQDLAAKDEVYALIREEVAKTNADLPEETRIRRFGLLYKELDPDDSELTRTRKVRRGTINERYGTLIDALYTDACVLSLETEIAYQDGRVRRMCGDIRIEDMEA; translated from the coding sequence ATGGCCAAACCATACATGACCACGCTGCCCCGGCTGCTCGTCAGGCAGGCCGGGGACCGGCCCAGCAAGACCGCCCTGCGCGAAAAGGCCTGGGGCGTCTGGCAGGCCGTGACCTGGGAGGAATCCCTGCGCATCACCGCCGAGTTCGCCTGTGGGCTGGAGGCCTTGGGCCTGGGCAAGGGGGATATCGTCATCCTCATCGGCGACAACCGGCCCGAGTGGATTTGGGCCGAGCTGGCCATCCAGGGGCTGGGCGGCATGGCCCTCGGGCTGTATCAGGACTCCCCGGCCGAGGAGATCGAGTACGTCTTTGCCCTGTCCCAGTGCCGTCTGGTGGTTGCCGAGGACCAGGAACAGGTGGACAAGATGCTCTCGTTTCGCCGGAGGCTGCCGGAGCTGAGGAATATCGTCTACCACGAGCCCAAGGGGCTCCAGGCCTACGAGGCGAAGGTGGAGGGGCTTGCGAGTTTCGATGCCGTGCGCCGCATGGGTCGGGTGAAGGGGGGCGACTGCCTGGCCCGGTTCCGGGAGCTGGCCCGGAAGGTGAAGCCGGACGATCCGTGCCTCGTCGCCACCACCTCGGGAACCACGGGCCGTCCCAAGCTGGCCGTGCTCTCCCACAAGAACCTGCTGTCCATGGCCCACAACCTTGGCCTGCACGATCCCAAGACAGCGAGCGACGAGTTTGTCTCCTTTTTGCCCCTGGCCTGGATGGGCGAGCAGATGATGGCCGTGGCCTCGGCCCTGCTTTTCGGGTTCTGCGTCAACTTCCCCGAGACCCCGGCCACGGCCTCGGCGGACTCCCGCGAGATCGGCCCGCACTTCATCTTCTCCCCGCCGCGCGTGTACGAGTCCATCGCGGCCAAGGTGGCGGGCGACATCATGGAGACCACTCCGCTCAAGCGGTATCTCTACAACCGTTTCCTGCCCGTGGGCTACGAGTACGTGGACACGGTCTTCGCGGGCGAAACCCCGTCGCCGTGGCTTCGGTTCAAGTATTTTCTGGCCGACCAGGGGCTCTTCCGCGCCCTGCGGGACAGGCTGGGCCTTTCGCGCATCCGCTCGGCCACCACCGGCGGCGCGGCCCTCGGGCCGGACGTCTTCCGCTTTTTCCACGCCGTTGGCGTCAACCTCAAGCAGATTTACGGCCAGACCGAGATCGCGGGCATTTCCTGCATTCACAAGGAGGGGGAGGTGGACTTCACCTCCGTGGGCGCGCCCATTCCCGAAACCGAGGTGCGCATCTCGGACGAAGGCGAGATCCAGTCCCGGTCGCCCGCCGTCTTTCTGGGCTACTACCGGAACGAGGAGGCCACCCGCGAGACCCTGACCCCGGACGGCTGGCTGCTTTCGGGCGACGCGGGCTACTTCGACGACAACGGGCGGCTGGTGGTCATCGACCGGCTCAAGGACGTCATGCGCCTCGCAGACGGCACCAGGTTTTCGCCCCAGTTCCTGGAGAACAAGCTCAAGTTCTCGCCGTTTCTGCGCGAGTCCGTGGTCCTGGGCGACGGGCGCGGGTTCGTGGCCGCCATCCTGTGCATCGACATGGCCATCGTGGGCCATTGGGCCGAATCGAGGATGATTACCTACACCACCTATCAGGACCTGGCCGCCAAGGACGAGGTCTACGCACTCATTCGGGAAGAGGTGGCGAAGACCAACGCGGATCTGCCCGAGGAGACGCGCATTCGGCGGTTTGGCCTGCTCTACAAAGAGCTTGACCCGGACGACAGCGAGCTGACCCGCACGCGGAAGGTCCGCCGCGGGACCATCAACGAGCGGTACGGCACGCTCATCGACGCGCTCTACACCGACGCCTGCGTCCTCAGCCTCGAAACCGAGATCGCCTATCAGGACGGCCGGGTGAGGCGGATGTGCGGCGATATCCGCATCGAAGACATGGAGGCCTAA
- a CDS encoding ABC transporter ATP-binding protein, translating to MAYLDVRDVTLTFKGIAALMGVSFSVEKGTIASLIGPNGAGKTSMLNCISGRYSPDGGVRGPSSIKLDGECLLSLPAHRRTELGLSRTFQNIALFKGLSVLDNLMVGRHGRIGYGLLSSILYFGRTVRTERSHRRRVEDVIDFLNLSPYRHHHAGRLPYGVRKRVELGRALAAEPKLILLDEPMAGMNLEETEDMARYILDIAEEWGVTALLVEHDMGVVMDISDKVVVIDFGSKIAEGTPDEVQANPDVISAYLGTEDAAFMGR from the coding sequence ATGGCCTACCTCGACGTCCGCGACGTTACGCTCACCTTCAAGGGCATCGCCGCGCTCATGGGCGTGTCCTTCTCAGTGGAGAAAGGGACCATCGCGTCCCTCATCGGTCCCAACGGGGCCGGGAAAACCTCCATGCTCAACTGCATCAGCGGCCGCTACTCCCCCGACGGGGGCGTGCGCGGACCAAGCTCCATCAAGCTGGACGGCGAATGCCTGCTATCCCTGCCCGCGCACAGGCGCACGGAGCTGGGACTTTCCAGGACATTCCAGAACATAGCCCTGTTCAAGGGCTTGTCCGTCCTCGACAACCTCATGGTCGGGCGGCATGGCCGCATCGGCTACGGGTTGCTGTCATCCATCCTCTACTTCGGCAGGACCGTGCGCACCGAGCGCAGCCATCGCCGCCGGGTGGAGGACGTCATCGACTTCCTGAATCTATCCCCATATCGCCATCACCACGCCGGGCGTCTGCCCTACGGCGTGCGCAAGCGGGTCGAACTCGGCCGCGCCCTGGCCGCCGAGCCCAAGCTCATCCTTCTGGACGAGCCCATGGCGGGCATGAACCTCGAAGAGACCGAGGACATGGCCCGATACATCCTGGATATCGCCGAGGAGTGGGGCGTCACCGCCCTGCTGGTCGAGCACGACATGGGAGTTGTCATGGACATCTCCGACAAGGTCGTGGTCATCGACTTCGGCTCCAAGATCGCCGAGGGCACGCCGGATGAAGTGCAGGCGAACCCGGACGTCATCAGCGCCTATCTGGGCACCGAGGACGCCGCGTTCATGGGGAGGTAG
- a CDS encoding CBS domain-containing protein, whose protein sequence is MYVGLKMLRDFVKVTPQTLVKEAQKQLEDNKLWMLLVVNDDGKLVGYVRKEDISAALPSIMTSLEKHEINYLMSKLTVEKIYRTDIKTVSPETEIEGAADMMYEMNLAGLAVVDDEGELIGYINRNVMLDVLAEEMGYREGGSRLTLEVEDRSGVLYEVAGVIANMKMSIISTGTFFYNGRRIVVVRIDTEDPSTVATALAERGYKLVAPEDFRGEWT, encoded by the coding sequence ATGTACGTCGGACTGAAAATGCTTCGCGACTTCGTCAAAGTCACCCCTCAGACGTTGGTCAAGGAGGCTCAAAAACAGCTTGAGGACAACAAGCTGTGGATGCTCCTGGTGGTGAACGACGATGGAAAGCTTGTGGGCTATGTCCGCAAGGAAGATATTTCGGCCGCGCTGCCCAGCATCATGACTTCCCTGGAGAAGCACGAGATCAATTACCTGATGAGCAAGCTGACGGTGGAGAAAATCTACCGCACCGACATCAAGACCGTGTCGCCGGAGACCGAGATCGAGGGCGCCGCAGACATGATGTACGAGATGAACCTGGCCGGGCTGGCCGTGGTCGACGACGAGGGCGAGCTCATCGGCTATATCAATCGCAACGTCATGCTGGACGTCCTGGCCGAGGAGATGGGCTACCGCGAGGGCGGCAGCCGTCTGACCCTTGAAGTCGAGGACCGTTCCGGCGTGCTCTATGAAGTCGCCGGGGTCATCGCCAACATGAAGATGTCCATCATTTCCACCGGCACCTTCTTTTACAACGGACGCCGCATCGTGGTCGTCCGAATAGATACCGAAGACCCCTCCACGGTCGCCACGGCGCTCGCGGAGCGGGGCTACAAACTGGTCGCTCCCGAGGATTTCCGGGGGGAGTGGACCTAG
- a CDS encoding sensor domain-containing diguanylate cyclase: MFINRKHRPHIGKIPGEDRMVVLRGIRVFLALLAIVILIVAGGGSLIYHVEKDNFLERLQITEANSLELQRVSIERILDRVVSDILFLAEQNELIMHLDTGNRRAVLDMEREYLHLAASRRDYDQIRYLNEQGVEQVRINFRNGLGEVVPESRLQDKGGRYYFKETFALNEGNIFLSPMDLNIEHGRIEQPPRPMLRIGTPVFDTYRRKRGIVLINYNAQDLLDTILWTGTTAEGLSMLLNCRGYWLLGPDPDDEWGFMYPDRKDVSFANRFPAEWQRFNSGEQGQFLTENGLFTFVRLHPLTHMQKISIRMNAKAVASATADAPSPYVWTLASRVHPDVLNGPAKTLKLKLFAFGGALFIIMVFGAWELAMAIARRQIYQDQLVEAAMYDALTGLPNRKLFFDRLDSAMIAAERYERRLALVYIDLDGFKEVNDTKGHDAGDELLKRVSALLTGAVRKSDTVSRLGGDEFAVILGQVTNVQDAALVGEKIVSELRAPIALTSGPVTIGASVGVAVFPEHGHSEEELIKKADQAMYVSKDKGKNTCTLADSSRCADA, from the coding sequence ATGTTCATAAATAGGAAACATCGCCCCCACATCGGTAAAATACCCGGCGAGGACCGTATGGTCGTCCTGCGGGGGATACGCGTATTTCTGGCGCTTCTCGCAATCGTCATCCTCATCGTCGCGGGCGGAGGCTCCCTCATCTACCACGTCGAGAAGGACAACTTCCTTGAGCGGCTGCAAATCACGGAAGCCAATTCCCTGGAGCTGCAACGCGTGTCCATCGAACGCATTCTCGACCGCGTCGTGTCCGACATACTGTTCCTGGCCGAGCAGAACGAACTCATCATGCACCTCGACACCGGAAACCGGCGGGCGGTCCTGGACATGGAGCGGGAGTACCTGCACCTTGCGGCCAGCAGGCGGGACTACGACCAGATCCGCTACCTGAACGAACAGGGCGTGGAGCAGGTCCGCATCAACTTCCGAAACGGGCTGGGCGAAGTCGTCCCCGAAAGCCGCCTGCAAGACAAGGGCGGACGATACTACTTCAAGGAAACCTTCGCCCTGAACGAGGGGAACATATTCCTCTCGCCCATGGACCTCAACATCGAACACGGCCGGATCGAGCAGCCCCCGAGACCCATGCTGCGCATCGGCACGCCCGTGTTCGACACCTACCGGCGCAAGCGGGGCATCGTCCTCATCAACTACAACGCGCAGGACCTCCTGGACACCATCCTCTGGACAGGCACCACCGCCGAGGGGCTGAGTATGCTCCTCAACTGTCGGGGCTACTGGCTCCTGGGGCCCGACCCGGACGATGAATGGGGGTTCATGTATCCCGACCGGAAAGACGTCTCCTTCGCCAACAGATTCCCGGCCGAGTGGCAACGCTTCAACTCGGGCGAACAAGGCCAGTTCCTGACCGAAAACGGCCTGTTCACCTTCGTCAGGCTGCACCCGCTGACCCATATGCAAAAAATCAGCATCAGGATGAATGCCAAGGCGGTGGCGTCCGCCACGGCGGACGCGCCCTCCCCCTACGTCTGGACCCTGGCCTCCCGGGTGCATCCGGACGTCCTGAACGGGCCCGCGAAAACGCTCAAGCTCAAACTGTTCGCGTTCGGCGGCGCACTCTTCATCATCATGGTATTCGGCGCGTGGGAATTGGCCATGGCGATCGCCCGGCGTCAGATATACCAAGATCAACTGGTCGAAGCGGCCATGTACGACGCCCTGACCGGCCTGCCCAACCGCAAGCTTTTCTTCGACAGGCTGGATTCGGCCATGATCGCGGCCGAGCGATACGAACGCAGGCTGGCCCTGGTCTACATCGATCTGGACGGTTTCAAGGAAGTAAACGACACCAAGGGCCACGACGCGGGCGACGAGCTGCTCAAGCGCGTGAGCGCCCTGCTGACCGGCGCAGTGCGGAAGTCCGACACCGTATCCCGGCTGGGCGGCGACGAATTCGCCGTCATCCTGGGCCAGGTGACCAACGTGCAGGACGCGGCCCTGGTCGGCGAAAAGATCGTTTCGGAGCTGCGCGCCCCCATCGCCCTCACATCGGGTCCCGTGACCATCGGCGCCAGCGTGGGCGTGGCCGTGTTTCCCGAGCATGGCCACTCCGAGGAGGAGCTTATCAAAAAGGCGGATCAGGCCATGTACGTCTCAAAGGACAAGGGCAAGAACACCTGCACCCTGGCCGACTCCTCCCGCTGCGCCGACGCCTGA